From the genome of Blautia pseudococcoides, one region includes:
- a CDS encoding DVU_1551 family NTP transferase, whose product MSEKKYENIYVLIAAAGCSRRMKQFKPLLPLHDMCILESTLKNFQDAGLHNIITVVGYRKQKMIPILKKSGVLIVENNAYDETDMLESIRLGLQSVPPRADAVFLCPADVALVSPFTVQELIAHHRAFPSSVLLPAYHGECGHPPLFTRPVMEALTHYRGDKGMRGVLEMFQDDTEILEVPDPEILEDADLPKDYERLKAAVKNRAVPSVQVCEDIWDYVKTPSRVRAHCRAVEKTALKLAEAFEARHDSRNSRLIDITVLSRAALLHDMLKTQPHHAKAAADMLELMGYCGVAGCVRYHKQLPTHFLDTVNETTLLYLADRLVTEDQSVSLAERFLQKKAGFTGNTEALECLERDRKTAEHLYKLIRGEKP is encoded by the coding sequence TTGAGTGAGAAAAAATACGAAAATATTTATGTACTGATCGCGGCTGCCGGATGTTCCCGGCGCATGAAGCAGTTTAAGCCGCTGCTGCCGCTGCATGACATGTGTATTCTGGAGTCCACCCTGAAGAATTTTCAGGATGCGGGGCTGCATAATATTATAACTGTTGTGGGATACCGGAAACAAAAGATGATTCCCATTCTGAAAAAATCCGGTGTTCTTATTGTGGAAAATAATGCCTATGACGAGACGGATATGCTGGAATCCATTCGTCTTGGACTGCAGTCCGTCCCGCCCCGGGCCGATGCCGTATTTCTATGCCCTGCTGATGTGGCGCTTGTGTCCCCTTTTACCGTACAGGAACTCATTGCACATCACAGGGCATTTCCATCTTCTGTTCTGCTGCCTGCTTATCATGGGGAATGCGGGCACCCGCCCCTTTTTACCAGGCCTGTCATGGAGGCCCTGACCCACTACAGAGGGGATAAGGGGATGCGCGGTGTGCTGGAGATGTTTCAGGATGACACAGAAATCCTTGAAGTACCTGACCCGGAAATCCTGGAAGATGCAGACCTGCCCAAGGACTATGAACGCCTGAAGGCTGCCGTAAAGAACAGGGCAGTTCCCAGCGTCCAGGTGTGTGAGGATATATGGGATTACGTGAAGACGCCATCCCGGGTCCGGGCGCACTGCAGAGCAGTGGAGAAAACAGCGCTGAAACTTGCAGAAGCATTTGAAGCCCGACACGACAGCCGGAACAGCCGCCTTATAGATATTACAGTACTGTCAAGGGCGGCACTTCTGCATGATATGCTGAAAACACAGCCACACCATGCCAAAGCCGCTGCTGATATGCTGGAACTTATGGGATACTGCGGCGTGGCCGGATGTGTGCGGTACCACAAACAGCTTCCCACGCATTTTCTGGACACTGTGAATGAAACCACCCTGCTCTATCTGGCTGACCGGCTGGTGACCGAGGACCAAAGCGTTAGTCTTGCGGAACGTTTCCTGCAGAAGAAGGCAGGATTTACAGGAAATACGGAGGCACTGGAATGTCTGGAAAGAGACAGGAAAACCGCGGAACATCTGTATAAATTGATAAGGGGTGAAAAGCCATGA
- a CDS encoding DVU_1555 family C-GCAxxG-C-C protein gives MELREYLMELGMQGFECSQILMLLALEADGCENPDLVRAMSGLTGGMGHCRKECGALTGGCCVLGYFAGRGSTEEMEHNRFTQIVKDYVNWFQEQYGTLEGHTDCRSILGEDFSKTFAVCLPILEACQEKLTTLLSENGVID, from the coding sequence ATGGAACTCAGAGAATATCTGATGGAGTTAGGAATGCAGGGCTTTGAGTGCAGCCAGATCCTCATGCTGCTGGCCCTGGAAGCGGACGGCTGTGAAAACCCTGACCTGGTACGGGCAATGAGCGGCCTTACAGGAGGAATGGGGCACTGCCGGAAGGAATGCGGCGCACTGACCGGAGGCTGCTGCGTACTGGGATATTTTGCCGGAAGAGGAAGCACGGAGGAGATGGAACATAATCGGTTTACACAGATTGTAAAGGATTATGTAAACTGGTTTCAGGAGCAGTACGGCACTTTGGAGGGGCACACAGACTGTCGCTCCATACTGGGAGAAGATTTCTCCAAAACTTTTGCTGTATGCCTTCCCATACTGGAAGCGTGCCAGGAAAAATTGACGACACTTTTAAGCGAGAATGGTGTGATTGATTGA
- a CDS encoding class I SAM-dependent methyltransferase, translating to MTELKENDIWADQAASHPGGKMLTKRMIQKALQGGWLANHCRLLDLGCGSGETVRLLRGMDFNAEGIDLSADLNQSHLVRGDASLLPWEEESFQGVLAECTLSVTGTDEVLPEVLRILKPGGIFLVSDLFELGCRPSWPEKYDLELLYLENATPCLRNYISEWIWKHERACPPLCLGGRRISPDDLTYYYAILRKRKGAGYFNGTQRISDGVRNAGL from the coding sequence ATGACAGAATTAAAGGAAAATGACATCTGGGCAGACCAGGCGGCCTCCCATCCGGGAGGTAAGATGCTGACCAAAAGAATGATACAAAAAGCGCTCCAGGGAGGGTGGCTGGCTAACCACTGCCGGCTTCTGGATCTGGGATGCGGCAGCGGGGAGACAGTAAGACTGCTCCGCGGCATGGACTTTAACGCAGAGGGCATTGATCTAAGCGCTGATCTAAATCAATCCCATCTGGTAAGAGGGGACGCGTCCCTGCTCCCATGGGAGGAAGAAAGTTTTCAGGGAGTCCTGGCGGAATGCACCTTATCCGTAACCGGAACCGACGAGGTGCTGCCTGAGGTCCTGCGGATCTTGAAGCCTGGAGGCATCTTTCTGGTATCCGATCTCTTTGAACTCGGGTGCCGGCCTTCCTGGCCTGAGAAGTACGATCTTGAGCTTTTGTATCTGGAAAACGCAACGCCTTGTCTGAGAAATTACATCAGTGAGTGGATATGGAAACATGAACGAGCCTGTCCGCCCCTCTGTCTTGGGGGCCGGCGGATCTCTCCCGATGATCTGACTTACTACTATGCAATACTGCGAAAGAGAAAGGGGGCAGGATACTTTAATGGAACTCAGAGAATATCTGATGGAGTTAGGAATGCAGGGCTTTGA
- a CDS encoding DVU_1557 family redox protein, with protein sequence MSEKYYETYAFEPGSLVCDKCGTALEAGEVVLHYMGNDFPIEMPKCPVCGQVFIPEELAAGKILQVEQALEDK encoded by the coding sequence ATGTCAGAAAAATACTATGAAACATATGCATTTGAACCCGGCAGCCTTGTCTGCGACAAATGCGGCACAGCGCTTGAAGCGGGTGAGGTGGTGCTGCATTATATGGGAAACGATTTCCCTATTGAAATGCCGAAATGTCCTGTCTGCGGGCAGGTCTTCATTCCGGAGGAACTGGCAGCCGGGAAAATCCTGCAGGTAGAACAGGCTTTGGAGGATAAATGA
- a CDS encoding pyridine nucleotide-disulfide oxidoreductase/dicluster-binding protein, which produces MLELNQQKLHELEAKCTKEQPPAAMAACPLHVDCREICRAAAVSDFSKARELYEKNAVFPGILSHLCEEPCQSACIRKEHGDPVSLRLLECAAQAYGSLKKKRTFLSKRAEKAAIVGAGLTGLAAALELGKKGYSVTVLEQARRPGGFLLTERRLPREILEKDLERLKEYKIEIHTLNRVDHIETLTAQYDAVLLAWGLHTPPVHADTVAFTADKDKLFAAGDAVKSRSGTIPDAISEGRRAAISMDRYLKKVSLTAGRDAEGAFRTTLHVTGKEAESLNSCLSSGLPSKEEAVQEASRCLECTCTDCIDACAFMRRYKAWPKKYLREVYNNLAIAMGTRHANKMINSCSLCGQCASVCPHGLDLGQVIQAARNIMVSQNKMPSSAFEFALNDLTFSNSEHCFLVKPDPENARPSYVYFPGCQLGASAPETVWQSYNDLRSRLPGGTGIILGCCGIMAKWAGRGDIYEETVLQLKTAWESLGCPEVITACPACLTSLSEAVSQMHCTGIWEILHTIGLPGTAHTGNVSLRIHDACQARNSPRIREQVRHLARSMGCSVSEGLYTGESSGCCGYGGLTQFSNPSLADEMAGQCVSDSDSAFLTYCINCRDRFLRQGAEAYHILELIYPSSYEEHRWPSYSVRQQNRMYLKRRLSKELWGEHTKGEMPLKLFYDSETADLLEKRMILERDICSVIEAAEKTRERIRDAQSGLYIAHKKVGNVTFWVWYLPREDGYEIRRGYAHRMEIKGDM; this is translated from the coding sequence ATGCTTGAACTGAACCAGCAAAAATTACATGAACTGGAAGCGAAATGCACGAAAGAACAGCCGCCTGCTGCCATGGCCGCCTGTCCCCTTCATGTGGACTGCCGGGAAATATGCCGGGCGGCCGCTGTCTCTGATTTTTCCAAAGCCAGGGAACTGTACGAAAAAAATGCGGTCTTTCCCGGTATTTTAAGCCATCTGTGCGAAGAACCATGTCAAAGTGCCTGCATCAGAAAAGAGCACGGTGATCCTGTAAGCTTACGCCTGCTGGAATGTGCCGCGCAGGCCTATGGTTCCCTGAAGAAAAAAAGAACGTTCCTCTCTAAAAGAGCCGAGAAAGCCGCAATCGTTGGAGCCGGCCTGACCGGGCTGGCTGCCGCGCTTGAATTAGGGAAAAAGGGCTATTCTGTCACCGTGTTGGAACAGGCCCGGAGACCCGGCGGTTTTCTGCTGACAGAAAGACGTCTGCCCCGGGAGATCCTGGAAAAAGACCTGGAGCGGCTGAAAGAATATAAAATTGAGATCCACACCCTTAATAGGGTTGATCATATAGAGACACTCACAGCGCAATATGATGCTGTTTTACTGGCCTGGGGGCTTCATACACCGCCTGTGCATGCGGATACCGTAGCCTTTACTGCCGATAAAGACAAGTTGTTTGCAGCGGGAGATGCCGTAAAAAGCCGCAGCGGAACTATACCGGATGCCATCTCTGAAGGCAGACGCGCGGCCATCTCCATGGACCGTTATCTCAAAAAAGTATCACTCACCGCAGGCCGGGATGCGGAAGGGGCATTTCGCACTACACTCCACGTCACAGGAAAAGAGGCGGAATCTTTAAATTCCTGCCTCTCATCCGGACTCCCCTCAAAAGAGGAGGCCGTACAGGAAGCCTCCCGCTGTCTGGAATGTACCTGTACGGACTGCATTGACGCCTGCGCCTTTATGCGCCGCTACAAAGCCTGGCCAAAGAAATATCTGAGGGAAGTATACAACAACCTGGCTATCGCCATGGGTACCAGACATGCCAACAAAATGATAAATTCCTGCAGCCTCTGCGGACAGTGTGCATCTGTGTGTCCCCATGGTTTAGACCTGGGCCAGGTGATACAGGCGGCCAGGAACATCATGGTATCCCAGAATAAAATGCCTTCCTCAGCCTTTGAGTTCGCCTTGAACGACCTGACCTTTTCCAACTCGGAGCACTGCTTTCTTGTGAAACCTGACCCTGAGAATGCCAGGCCCTCCTATGTATATTTTCCGGGATGCCAGCTTGGGGCTTCCGCCCCGGAGACTGTATGGCAGTCTTACAACGACCTACGCTCCCGCCTTCCCGGGGGAACCGGCATAATACTGGGCTGCTGCGGCATTATGGCAAAATGGGCCGGACGCGGGGATATCTATGAAGAGACAGTCCTGCAGCTTAAAACTGCCTGGGAAAGCCTGGGATGCCCTGAAGTGATCACCGCATGCCCTGCCTGCCTTACCTCTCTTTCGGAGGCGGTTTCCCAGATGCACTGTACAGGTATCTGGGAAATCCTGCATACAATCGGCCTGCCGGGGACAGCGCATACCGGGAATGTATCCCTGAGGATCCATGATGCCTGCCAGGCAAGAAATTCTCCCCGGATCAGAGAGCAGGTCAGGCATCTGGCCCGTTCCATGGGATGCAGCGTATCGGAAGGTCTCTATACAGGGGAGTCCTCCGGCTGCTGTGGTTACGGCGGACTGACACAGTTCTCCAATCCCTCCCTGGCAGATGAAATGGCGGGACAATGCGTCTCGGATTCCGATTCTGCCTTTCTTACATACTGCATTAACTGCCGGGACCGATTCCTCAGACAGGGGGCGGAGGCATATCATATACTGGAACTCATTTACCCTTCTTCCTATGAAGAACACAGATGGCCTTCCTACTCTGTAAGGCAGCAGAACCGTATGTACTTAAAACGCAGGCTGTCAAAAGAGCTGTGGGGAGAACATACCAAAGGAGAGATGCCCTTGAAATTATTTTATGACAGTGAAACCGCGGACCTGCTTGAAAAACGCATGATCTTAGAGCGGGATATCTGCTCTGTCATCGAAGCGGCTGAAAAGACCCGGGAACGGATACGTGATGCCCAGAGCGGCCTGTACATTGCACATAAGAAGGTGGGGAATGTCACATTCTGGGTATGGTACCTGCCCAGGGAGGACGGATATGAAATCCGCAGGGGATATGCACATCGTATGGAAATCAAAGGGGATATGTAA
- a CDS encoding molybdopterin-dependent aldehyde oxidoreductase codes for MIKKVLKINGMPRTLIVNEEDSLAKVLREQMMLTGCKVGCGQGQCGTCTVIVNGKAVRSCIMKMDRLEDDSEIETIEGIGTVDDLHPLQVAWMGHGCAQCGFCSPGFIMSAKVLLEENLSPTREEVRHWFQVHRNLCRCTGYKPLVDAVMDAAKVLRGEMKKEDLIFKPVGNKILGTSYIRPSALKKVTGTWDYGADMALQMPPDTARLALVQSEIPHAVLKGVDHSEAEKMPGVIKVITAKDVKGKNRISGLITFANNKGDGWDRPILCDEKIFQIGDAVAMVAADTEEHAKEAAKKVKLDLEPLPAYMSAPEAMAEDAIEIHPGTPNIYYETNCIKGEETGPIMASAPYVAEVETYSSRQPHLHLEPDCGFAYIDEEGRLTVHSKSIGIHLHSAMITAGIGIEPDKFRLVQNPSGGTFGYKFSPTMEALLGVACLALDGRPCSLVYDMYQNITYTGKRSPAFMNIRMAADENGRFLALEGDNYIDHGPYSEFGDLLTMRLSQFTGAGYDIRNIRNKSQTVCTNHAWGSAFRGYGSPQSYMGSEVCIDVLAEKMGIDPFELRYRNIYRKGSGCTTPTGQEPEVYCLEEMYEKARPVYYEAKERLAKMNTDKFRYGVGFASGIYGCGLDGKDSSFANIRLNPDGTCTVYNSWEDHGQGADIGALTMAHEVLREAGFTPEMIKLVQNDTALTPASGPAGGSRSNVVTGNATRVAAEMLLNAMRKNDGTFRTYEEMTAENIPTYYEGTWAAAACTDCDLETAQGAPFSNYMYELFIPEVEVNMETGKVRVIRLTTVCDFGTIINKIVVDGQVYGGCTQGIGLALTEDFEDYSKHTTLKGCGIPYPEDVPDDFNIIYTETSRPLGPFGASGCGEGPLTAGHPAILSAIYNATGARVLEIPARPEKVKEAINALKQ; via the coding sequence ATGATCAAAAAAGTATTGAAAATCAACGGTATGCCCCGCACTTTAATTGTAAATGAGGAAGATTCCCTTGCCAAAGTCCTCCGTGAGCAGATGATGCTGACGGGATGTAAAGTAGGCTGCGGTCAGGGCCAGTGCGGTACCTGTACTGTCATTGTAAACGGTAAGGCAGTCCGTTCCTGTATCATGAAGATGGACAGGCTGGAAGATGACTCGGAAATTGAAACGATTGAGGGTATCGGCACCGTCGACGATCTCCATCCCCTTCAAGTGGCCTGGATGGGACACGGATGTGCCCAGTGCGGATTCTGTTCACCTGGATTTATCATGTCCGCCAAAGTTCTTCTGGAAGAAAATCTTTCCCCCACCCGAGAGGAAGTGCGCCACTGGTTCCAGGTACACAGGAATCTGTGCCGCTGTACCGGATATAAACCTCTGGTGGATGCCGTTATGGACGCAGCGAAGGTTCTGAGAGGTGAAATGAAAAAAGAGGACCTGATCTTCAAGCCGGTGGGCAACAAAATACTCGGAACCAGCTATATCCGTCCGTCAGCCCTGAAGAAAGTAACCGGAACCTGGGATTACGGCGCTGACATGGCGCTGCAGATGCCCCCAGACACGGCACGGCTGGCACTTGTACAATCAGAGATTCCCCATGCAGTCTTAAAGGGTGTGGATCATTCCGAAGCGGAAAAGATGCCCGGCGTGATCAAGGTCATCACTGCAAAGGATGTAAAGGGAAAGAACCGCATCAGCGGCCTTATCACATTTGCCAACAACAAAGGGGACGGCTGGGACCGGCCAATCCTCTGTGATGAAAAGATTTTCCAGATAGGGGATGCGGTGGCCATGGTAGCGGCCGACACGGAGGAACACGCAAAGGAAGCTGCAAAGAAAGTCAAACTGGACCTGGAACCTCTTCCCGCCTATATGAGCGCACCGGAAGCTATGGCTGAGGATGCCATTGAGATCCATCCGGGAACACCCAATATTTACTATGAGACCAACTGCATCAAAGGGGAGGAAACAGGCCCGATCATGGCGTCTGCGCCCTATGTGGCTGAAGTGGAGACCTACAGCAGCCGCCAGCCTCACCTTCATCTGGAACCGGACTGCGGTTTTGCCTATATAGATGAGGAGGGCAGGCTTACCGTACACTCCAAGAGCATTGGTATCCACCTGCACTCTGCCATGATCACTGCCGGCATCGGTATTGAACCGGACAAATTCCGGCTTGTGCAGAACCCCTCAGGCGGAACCTTCGGATATAAGTTCAGCCCCACCATGGAAGCCCTTCTGGGCGTTGCCTGTCTGGCGCTGGACGGACGCCCCTGTTCCCTGGTTTACGATATGTACCAGAATATCACCTACACGGGAAAACGCAGCCCGGCCTTTATGAACATCCGTATGGCGGCAGATGAAAACGGCAGATTCCTGGCACTGGAAGGCGACAATTATATTGACCACGGCCCGTACTCCGAGTTCGGTGACCTGCTGACCATGCGTCTGTCACAGTTTACAGGCGCAGGATATGACATCCGTAATATCCGCAACAAAAGCCAGACCGTATGTACCAACCATGCCTGGGGCTCCGCCTTCCGCGGTTACGGTTCTCCCCAGTCCTATATGGGTTCTGAGGTCTGCATAGATGTACTGGCAGAAAAGATGGGCATTGACCCCTTTGAGCTTCGGTACCGCAACATTTACCGGAAAGGAAGCGGATGCACCACACCTACAGGGCAGGAACCTGAAGTGTACTGTCTGGAGGAGATGTATGAGAAAGCGCGGCCTGTCTACTATGAAGCAAAAGAAAGGCTTGCGAAAATGAACACTGACAAGTTCCGGTACGGCGTAGGCTTTGCCAGCGGTATCTACGGCTGCGGCCTGGACGGCAAGGACAGTTCCTTTGCCAATATCCGCCTGAATCCTGACGGAACCTGTACTGTCTACAACTCCTGGGAAGACCACGGACAGGGTGCTGATATCGGCGCGCTGACCATGGCCCATGAAGTTCTCAGGGAGGCCGGATTCACACCGGAAATGATCAAGCTGGTGCAGAACGATACAGCCCTCACACCCGCATCCGGACCTGCGGGAGGAAGCCGTTCCAATGTGGTTACAGGTAATGCCACACGTGTGGCAGCGGAAATGCTTTTAAATGCCATGAGAAAGAACGACGGAACCTTCCGCACCTATGAGGAGATGACCGCCGAAAATATCCCCACTTACTATGAAGGCACATGGGCTGCCGCAGCCTGCACGGACTGCGACCTGGAAACAGCCCAGGGCGCACCGTTCAGCAATTACATGTATGAACTGTTTATCCCTGAAGTGGAAGTCAACATGGAAACCGGAAAAGTGCGTGTCATCCGCCTGACCACGGTATGCGACTTTGGAACTATTATCAACAAAATTGTAGTGGACGGCCAGGTTTACGGCGGCTGTACACAGGGTATCGGACTTGCGCTCACTGAGGACTTTGAGGATTACAGCAAACATACCACCTTAAAAGGATGCGGTATCCCTTATCCTGAGGATGTACCTGATGACTTCAATATTATATATACGGAGACCTCCAGGCCTTTAGGCCCATTCGGGGCATCCGGCTGCGGGGAAGGCCCGCTTACCGCCGGCCATCCGGCTATATTAAGTGCAATCTATAACGCCACCGGCGCAAGGGTACTGGAAATCCCCGCGCGGCCTGAAAAGGTAAAAGAAGCTATCAACGCTTTGAAACAGTAG
- a CDS encoding dihydrodipicolinate synthase family protein — protein sequence MKTKWITPVVTALDENGHIDTEANKKIYEHLIQAGIDGILIFGSIGEFFALPMEEKKNMVREAVACIDHRVTVYIGTNSMEFEECVEFSNFALDAGADGVMVISPYYFNLPDSAVENFYDSLADRVNGPVLLYNFPARTGYDLKPEVILDLVRRHKNIVGIKDTVGTMGHTRAIIQTVKSEFPEFLVYSGFDEFFAHNVLSGGDGCIAGLSNFAPAVAAGFAGAARDNDLAAMQAYQQKIDSLMAIYDVAEQFIPIIKKAMVLCGVEMNPACAAPLLSADENETEKIREILKQAEII from the coding sequence ATGAAAACAAAATGGATTACACCGGTAGTGACGGCACTGGATGAAAACGGACACATTGATACAGAGGCCAATAAAAAAATTTATGAACACCTGATTCAGGCAGGCATAGACGGGATCCTGATCTTCGGCAGCATCGGTGAATTTTTCGCGCTGCCCATGGAGGAAAAGAAAAATATGGTGCGGGAGGCAGTGGCCTGCATTGACCACAGAGTTACAGTCTACATCGGCACCAACAGCATGGAGTTTGAGGAGTGCGTGGAGTTTTCCAATTTTGCCCTGGATGCAGGGGCGGACGGTGTGATGGTGATTTCCCCATATTACTTCAATCTGCCTGACAGCGCGGTGGAAAACTTCTACGACAGCCTGGCGGACCGTGTGAATGGACCCGTGCTTCTCTACAATTTCCCTGCAAGAACGGGATACGATTTAAAACCGGAAGTGATTCTGGATCTGGTGCGCAGACATAAAAATATTGTGGGAATCAAAGATACCGTGGGAACTATGGGACATACCCGTGCCATTATCCAGACGGTTAAGAGTGAGTTTCCGGAATTTCTGGTGTATTCCGGGTTTGACGAGTTCTTTGCCCACAATGTGTTAAGCGGCGGGGACGGCTGTATTGCGGGGCTTTCCAACTTTGCTCCGGCTGTGGCAGCAGGATTTGCCGGGGCGGCCAGGGATAATGATTTGGCAGCCATGCAGGCGTATCAGCAGAAGATTGACAGCCTGATGGCGATCTACGACGTGGCGGAGCAGTTTATACCTATTATTAAAAAGGCCATGGTCCTGTGCGGTGTGGAGATGAATCCTGCCTGTGCGGCGCCTCTGCTTTCCGCGGATGAGAATGAGACAGAGAAAATCAGGGAAATATTGAAACAGGCGGAGATCATCTGA
- a CDS encoding 5'-methylthioadenosine/adenosylhomocysteine nucleosidase: MKHIGIIGAMEEEVAILKEKMTDVTVEKKASMEFYSGRLNGREAVIVRSGIGKVNAGICTQILADDFHVDAVINTGVAGSLRAEINIGDIVLSTDTLQHDMDAREFGYPIGQVPRMDTLAFPADEQLRGLAAEVCRRVNPDIQVFEGRVVSGDQFVAQKELKDRILENTGGYCTEMEGAAIGQAAYLNQIPYLVIRAISDKADDSAHMDYPAFEREAIRHTVNLVESMVERL, translated from the coding sequence ATGAAACATATAGGAATCATAGGAGCCATGGAGGAGGAAGTGGCAATCCTGAAAGAAAAGATGACGGACGTGACAGTAGAGAAAAAGGCGTCCATGGAGTTTTACAGCGGCAGGTTAAACGGCAGGGAGGCTGTGATCGTGCGCTCCGGGATCGGCAAGGTCAATGCAGGCATCTGCACCCAGATCCTGGCGGATGATTTTCACGTGGATGCTGTCATCAACACCGGTGTGGCAGGCTCACTGCGGGCGGAGATCAATATCGGCGATATTGTTCTCTCCACAGATACCCTGCAGCACGACATGGATGCCAGGGAGTTCGGCTATCCCATCGGCCAGGTGCCCAGGATGGACACGCTGGCATTTCCGGCGGACGAACAGCTGCGGGGCCTGGCCGCAGAGGTCTGCCGCCGGGTCAATCCCGATATCCAGGTGTTTGAGGGCCGTGTGGTGAGCGGCGATCAGTTTGTAGCCCAAAAAGAGCTGAAAGACCGGATCCTTGAGAACACAGGCGGATACTGTACAGAGATGGAAGGGGCGGCCATCGGACAGGCTGCGTACCTCAATCAGATCCCCTATCTGGTCATAAGGGCCATTTCCGACAAGGCGGATGACAGCGCCCATATGGACTATCCCGCCTTTGAAAGAGAGGCGATCCGCCACACCGTAAATCTGGTGGAGAGCATGGTGGAGAGACTATAG
- a CDS encoding glucose-6-phosphate isomerase, which translates to MGNKVTFDYSKAANVIREEEVSAMEKMVEAAKETLVSKNGLGNDFLGWIDLPVDYDKEEFSRIKKAAEKIKGDSDVLLVIGIGGSYLGARAAIDFLNHPFYNNLTKEARKAPEIYYVGNNLSGAYVKGLAEVIGDRDFSINVISKSGTTTEPAIAFRVFKEMAENKYGKEEAAKRIYATTDKAKGALKTLATEEGYETFVVPDDVGGRFSVLTAVGLLPIAVSGVSIDKLMEGAASGRELALNTPYAENDALQYAAVRNILHRKGKSVEILADYEPTLHYVAEWWKQLYGESEGKDQKGIYPASVDFTTDLHSLGQFIQDGSRIMFETVLAIQEPKEDLAIQEADNDLDGLNYLAGKGMDFVNKSAMNGTILAHTDGNTPNLMVKIPKQDEFYLGQLFYFFEFACGISGYLTGVNPFNQPGVESYKKNMFALLGKPGYEDRREELLKRL; encoded by the coding sequence ATGGGAAATAAAGTTACATTTGATTATTCAAAAGCCGCCAATGTGATCCGCGAAGAAGAAGTATCAGCAATGGAAAAAATGGTGGAAGCGGCCAAAGAAACTCTGGTATCCAAAAACGGTCTTGGAAATGACTTCCTGGGCTGGATCGACCTTCCGGTAGACTATGACAAAGAAGAGTTCAGCCGCATCAAAAAAGCAGCAGAGAAGATTAAAGGTGATTCCGATGTGCTGCTTGTGATCGGTATCGGCGGATCCTACCTGGGAGCGAGAGCTGCCATTGATTTCCTGAACCATCCATTTTATAACAACCTTACAAAAGAAGCCCGTAAAGCTCCGGAAATCTACTATGTAGGAAATAACTTAAGCGGTGCGTATGTAAAAGGCCTTGCTGAGGTTATCGGAGACAGAGACTTCTCCATTAATGTCATTTCAAAATCCGGTACTACAACAGAGCCGGCAATTGCTTTCCGTGTGTTCAAAGAAATGGCTGAGAACAAGTACGGAAAAGAAGAAGCAGCAAAAAGGATTTATGCGACAACAGATAAAGCGAAGGGTGCATTAAAGACCCTGGCAACTGAGGAAGGATATGAGACATTCGTAGTTCCGGATGACGTTGGAGGACGTTTCTCCGTGCTGACAGCCGTTGGACTCCTGCCTATCGCAGTGAGCGGCGTTTCCATTGACAAGCTCATGGAAGGTGCAGCATCCGGAAGAGAACTGGCACTGAATACTCCGTATGCGGAAAATGACGCTCTGCAGTATGCGGCAGTCCGCAACATTCTTCATAGAAAAGGCAAATCCGTTGAGATTCTGGCTGACTATGAGCCGACCCTGCACTATGTGGCAGAATGGTGGAAACAGTTATACGGCGAGAGCGAAGGCAAGGATCAGAAGGGGATCTACCCTGCATCCGTGGACTTTACCACAGACCTGCACTCCCTGGGACAGTTTATCCAGGACGGCTCCAGAATCATGTTCGAGACAGTTCTTGCCATCCAAGAGCCGAAAGAGGACCTTGCCATCCAAGAGGCGGACAATGACCTGGACGGCCTGAATTATCTGGCAGGCAAGGGCATGGACTTTGTAAACAAAAGCGCTATGAACGGAACCATCCTTGCCCATACAGACGGCAATACACCGAACCTGATGGTGAAAATCCCGAAACAGGATGAGTTCTATCTCGGACAGTTGTTTTATTTCTTTGAATTTGCCTGCGGTATCAGCGGTTACCTGACAGGTGTGAACCCCTTCAATCAGCCTGGTGTTGAGAGCTACAAGAAGAATATGTTCGCACTCCTTGGAAAACCGGGATACGAGGACAGAAGAGAAGAGTTACTGAAAAGACTTTAA